From the genome of Atribacterota bacterium:
CAGGACTACTTCTTTAATGTTAGCCCAGCCACTGATAATAGCCCTTTCTTCTTCTACTTCTTAAAGTGGAGTAATATCCCTACTATTATCCGGGATACCAGTTACTGGCAGCCTATTATTGAATGGGGAAATCTCATTGTCTTTGCCACTTTACTGCAGGGAATGTTATTTAGTTTAATTTTTATCTTTTTACCTCTTTTAATCAAAAGAGCATCCCCCGGTAAAGGATGGTATTTCCCACTGCTTTACTTTGCTGCTCTGGGATTAGGTTATATGCTGATAGAGATTTCCTTTATTCAGAAATTTATCCTCTATCTCACCTATCCGACTTATACTACTTCCGCAATTATTTTCTCATTTCTATTCTTTTCCGGACTGGGAAGCCATTTTTCCCAACGCTGGCAGAGAAAAACAATTCACTATTTGAGATGGATTATTCCAGTAATCTGTCTTTTTCTGGTACTGTATCAGAGATTAATACCGACTATCTTCCAATATACCTTCCACCTTCCCTTAATAGTAAGATTTTTACTGACCTGCTCCCTTCTATCTCCCCTATCCTTTCTGATGGGTATGCCCTTTCCTCTGGGTATCCACTTTCTGGCAGAAAGAAGGGAAAGAATGATTCCCTGGGTGTGGGCGACTAATAATTTCTGTTCTATTCTGGCTTCAGTTCTGGCAGTAATTATCGCTATTTCATCTGGTTTTCAGGCTGTAGGATATCTGGCAGCAGGTATTTATTTAGTGGGATTGTTTGGCATTGTGCAAGCAGGGAAAGTTTCCAGGTCATAGTTCATATTTTTAAGTTTTCTAATAAAAGTATTGCGTCGTGCGTATTGCGTATTGCGTTAAAATTCAAAAAAATATAGTGCTATTAACCATTATTGCGGTATTGCATTGTTCTATTAATACAATAATAGGTTAGCATTGGGTATAACTCTGTTGGTATAATAGATCTGGTTGTGTATATTATAATAAGAAGAAAGTATTATATATAATATCTATGAAAAAATTAGTTAAATTCATATTCATTCTTTTTATGTTTTATATCAGCGCTGTGCTTGTTTTTGGGGAAAGCAGTGATGAGAATTCTATTGCGGCAGGGGTAGTGCCCCATCACCTGCTGGCAAAGGAAATTATAGAAGATTTTTTTGGCTATATTATCCGACAGAAACAACTTCCTGATACTATAATCCTATTCAGCCCAGATCATTTCAATTGCTCTGCTCTGAAGAAAGAAAACTCTTTTATCAGTGTCTCTGGTGAATCAAGATCTGTTCGGTTGGAAGGGATAGCTGTAGATACTGAACTATTAAAAAAGTTGGCAAGGGACAATCATATCACGCAGGATCGGAGCGCGATACTTTCAGAGTTTGGTATTACCAACTTATTAGCATTTATAAAAAAATATCTGCCGGAAACAAAAATTATCCCCATTATAATACCCGAAGATATTTCACTGGAAGAGGTAAATCGACTGATAGTAACAATTGATAATAAGGCTTCTTCTAACACTGTGCTAATTGCCAGTGTTGATTTTTCTCATTATCTGCCATCTATAGCAGCAGATTTTCATGACACAAAAAGCATTAGAGTATTATTAAATTTTGAGGAAGAAGAATTTAAAAATATAGAGGTAGACAGCTGGCAATCTTTATATGGCATTCGATTATTTGCCAGATTAAGAGGGCATGAACAGCCCATAGTAATTGCTCATCGCAATTCTGTTGATTTTTTACCAAATGATGGAGATAAAACTACCTCTTATTTTTGTGCCGCCTTTCAAGAAGGACAAAGAAGAGATGATATTCTGGCAGAAACCGTTCTTCTGGCAGGGGATATGATGTTGGGACGAGGCCTGGAAAAATTAATGACAGAAAATGGCATTTATTATCCCTTTCAGAAAATCGTACAGCTATTGAGGGGTGTGGATATTGTTTTTGCTAATTTCGAGGGACCAATTAAAGAGAATGTACCAGGAATTTCAGAAGATGAGGCTAAATTTGCCTCTCGTCCAGAGGTGTTGGAAGCAGTTAGATGGAGTCAGATTAACCTGCTATCTTTAGCCAATAATCATACTACAGACCTGGGTGAGGAAGGATTGGAAGAGACCAAAGAATGGCTGCAAAAGTACCAAATTAATTTTATCGGTACTACACTGCCTGACCACCAGCACATAAAAAATAATTCTTTTTATACTGAACAGTACGTTTTTCTGGCCTTTAACCGCATATTGCCCTATATTGATTATCAAGAGAGTATAATTAAAGAAGTAGAAAAAACAAAGCAATCTAATCCAGGGAAAATTATTATTGTCAGCATACATTGGGGTAAGGAAAATGAATTAATCAGTTCTCCAATCCAAAGAGAATTAGCCCACCAGATAATTGCGGCCGGTGCTGATGTAATTGTTGGGCATCATCCCCATGTGGTTCAGGAAATCGAATTAATAGATAATAGACCAGTCTTCTATTCGTTAGGAAATTTTATTTTTAACCAACAAGCTTATTCAGAAACCAGGGAAGGCTTGTTAATTGGGATAACAATGACAGCTGATAATCTTACCCTTTGGCTTTTTCCCATAAAAAACCAGGCAGGTCAGCCAATGCTATTGAGCCAGCTTGAGGCAGAAATATTTCTTAACAATTTAGCTAAAAAATCTGATAAAAGATTATGGGAGGAACTCAAAAAAGGTATAATAGAATTAGAAAGGACAAGATAAAAAATAAAAAATCAGTTGGTACAGAAAATGAAAAAATTAAAAGAAAGTAAATTCCTTTTCAAAGGTATATTTACATTAATTACAATAGCAATTATATTAATATTATCTTTAACAGTTTCCCAGTCTCTGGCAGATGCAAATCCATTCAATAAACAATTAATTAATTCTGATAGTATTATAATAGAACCGGTCGAAATCAAGGCTCATATTCCGGGGCATTCCCTGCCTTTAAATACTACTAGCATTGAAAATTATCAGGACTTTTTTAAGAAGATACCTTTGACACCAGGGGCATTAAGCTTATTACAGAAGAATGCCTTTGTGGTTATCCCCACGCCTCTTGATATTGCCGAACAGGAGGTCTTTCTAGATTCTATCCGGGAATTAGCAAATCCTAAGGACGATTTTATCGCATATTATCAGGTATTGAAAAATATTGATGTACCTATTTTTATCACTTCCGATTCTCTGCTGCACTATTATCATATCTTTTTTGATACTACTTTGATGCGCCTGGAGCGCGATCTTTTTTATCAGGATATCTGGGAGATAAGCAAAGAATTACTTAAAACATCCCTTAATGATTATAATTATGCTGAGAATGATTTAAAAGAGGCCGCCAGGAGAAATGTAGCCTACCTTTCAGTAGCTCTGGAACTTATAAAACCCCAAAAAAGCCAGGTTGTAAGCGATGAAATACTAAAAGAAGAATATTGTTCACCAGAAATAGAGCCGGAAATTTGTGAGATGATGATTGCCGGGGTAAAAGATATTTATGGTGAGCAGGTCAGTTATCAATATTTCAGCCAGAAAGAATTTGAATACTATCATTTCGATGTGCCGAAAATTGTTCAGGATTTAGTTGAAGAAGAGATAAATTTAATCCAGGAGCATAAAGGATGGGAGTTTTCTCCCATTTTCATTTATCAGGAAGATTATTCCCAATATGTACCCCGGGGACATTATACTAAATCTGAGAAACTAAAGAATTACTTTAAAGCTCTTATGTGGTATGGAAGAATGACTGCTTTAATTGAAGGCTCCCCATCCTTATTTGCAGGAGAATCTATGTGTAGTGGTGGTCTGGGAGGAATCATCTCTGAATATGATGCCCGGATACAAACCTTGCAAGCATTTTTATTGGCAGAAAAATTTGTCAGCAGCCAGAATATCCAGGAGCGATGGCATCGGATTTATAGCATTACCTCTTTTATGGTAGGCTTCTCTGACGATTTAGGTCCTTCTGAGTATGGTCAAGCATTGCAGGAAGTTTTTTCAGCAGAACAGGGAATGGCAAGTATAGAAAAGTTTGCTGAAAATTATGATAAGTTGAAAAAAGCTATTGGTGAATATCCTTATGAGCCAAAAATATACAGTGGATTGGGTGCCTGTGAATTATTGATGCCCTGCCCTCCACTTAGTGATGAGGATAGCCAGAATTTAAAGATAAAGGCGAAAGAGCTTTTGTCTCAAACCAAGGGATTTCGACTGATGGGACAGAGGTTTACGCTGGATTCCTGGCTATTTTCAGAAATTGTCTCTCCCTATAGTGGTAAGTATAACGGACCAAAACTACCCTTACCGACAGAGGAAAAGCCCTTTACCTTCAGCTGGAATGATGATTATGAAGAATTCAGGAATAACCGACCATTCACCTGGGTAAAAACAGAAGTGGATGCCTGTCCTCCTCCAGCTGCCAGGGAAGTTCGGGGATTTCCTCGAGGTTTAGACTTAATGGCTTTACTGGGTTCAGAAATAGCTTGGGAAATACTGGAAATTTCCGGAGATACTCAATATAGTGATTATGAAAAAACCTTCCGGAAGCTGAAAGACTATATTGACTCTATGGAACAGAAAGACTGGTTCAGTAATCTTTATTTAAACTGGCTTTATGTCTTACAAGCATTGCATGGGGAATTCGGTGCAGGATACCCTACTTTCATGCAAACTAAAGCCTGGCTGGATAAAGAGCTTAACACCACCCTGGCTTCCTGGGCTCAATTAAGGCATGATACAATCTTATATGTAAAACAGAGTTACACTATGGCTGAAAAGGGCGGCTTTTTTCAACCTCCGGTAGTAGGCTATGTAGAACCCGTACCCGAATTTTATAGCAGGCTATTAAACTTAACCAATATGACTCTGGCAGGGTTTGGAAAATTAATTCCTCCCCAGATACTGGAAGATTTAAGAATAGATTCAGGATTGAAACGATTTACCGAAGCACTGGAGAGATTAATGGATATTACTAAAAAAGAATTGGCCAATAAGTCATTGGAAGAAATAGATTATGATTTTATCGAAAATTTTGGCAGCATTTCTGCTAATTTAATTGGAATAATAGCTGGTGGAGATATTAGTCCAGACTCTCTAAAGTCAGTGATGATTGCCGATGTACATACTGAAGGAAATACTAAAAAAGTACTGGAAGAGGGCACTGGTTTTATTAATACTGCCATTATTGCCTATAGGCTTCCCCAGGGGCATATCATTGTTGGGGCAGGTCCGGTTTTCAGTTATTATGAATTCAAGCAGCCGATGAGTGAACGGTTAACCGATGAAGCCTGGAGAGAAATATTGGAAAACAATCCACCGAATGAGCCGGAGTGGATTAGAAATTTTTCAGGCTGATCCCTCATTTCCCCTTTTCAACGGTTTTAATTGATACAGAATGAACAACAGCAAGTACTTCTTCCAGGTATTTTTCAAATTCTGTTACAGGGGCATGAAAGCTGAACGTATAAAACAGGTCTCCTATAATAGCACTATAGCGAAGATATTGATGATTGCTATTGCCTATCTTGATGGTATACAGAGCTTTAATTGCCAGGTATCCTGAAAAGGTACCCGGAACAGATTCCTGAAAAATTGCCCCGGCTAACTCTAAACTTTCCTTATTTTCTGCCCATAGCTTTTTTAAGGTGTAATCCTCTCCAAATAACGGAGTTCCTAAAATCATATTGAACCCTTGGAATCAGGAGTATCAATCAAGATTCCTCGTTCCTGGGAAGAATAATTAATCCATTTTTCCGGATAAATTAAAGAGATATCCAGATAGGCATAATGATATTGGTAATAAACATAACCTTCTGGCACTTCTACCTCCGGTAGCAATTCCTTTTGTTGACTATAGATGGTCTGGTTAAAGCTGAAAACCAACAAAAATATAAAACAAAGGAAAATGATTTTTTTCATGTTTTCTCTGCTCCTCCTTTTTGCTTCTTTTTTTTGTTCAACTAAAACTTTAAACTTTGGTTTCAGCTTCAGAGCTTCAGCGAGCTTCAGGGTCAGGTCTTGAAATATCACTCTTTGTTATTTTTAAATTATAGATCCCTAATTTATTGATTCCTTATTTATTTTATTGTGTTAAACTTAAATTAAAAGTTTTATTAGTATCATCCTGCCATAGAAATTTTTCCAGCCAAGTATCTGGTCGAGCATGCCAGGTAGAATGGGTTCCTAAATCTTCTACCAAAATTTCACTGATACACCATCCCGGACCTGGGCCAGTATTATCATGTTTAATTTGAATTTTATTAATCTCGCCCAAATCAGATGAATTTACATAAATATTATCTATATCTCCTGTCTCGAAGGTCCCTAAATGTTTAATGGCAATATCATGAGGTGGGCTTGGTTTAGAATAAACATCATACCAGGAAGAAGTTCCTTTGTTTCCAAAAAGTTTAATGCTAATCTTAGCATCAGTTCCTGACAAGTCTTCGTTGCCCGTCTTTATTTGTACTCTATAACGACTTAGGAGTTTATCAGCAAATCCTGTAAAATCAATTTCCGGTAATTCTTTTCCTAATTTTCCTTCAACCAAGCTTAAATCATAGATATTGGGATCTATAAATTCAGGAGGTTCTCCAACATTATAACAATCGAATCTGAAAGTACCTCCCCCACCACAGTCCTCACCAGCTAAACCCATCCATACACTAACATCTTCACACAAATCACAAGATGGATAGATGGCATGCTTATCTTCCGATGCATATACCAGTAACCTGTTATTATAAAATTGCAAGTTACTGCACATTACTTCAGAATGTGATTTTTGTGTTGTGGTTAAGGCAACATCACCTTTATTACATACCCTTATTCTCTCCGTTTTGCCCTTCCAGGGCAAGATAAACATTAGCATCGGTACCAGCACCCATTTTTGTGCCAGTAGTAATCTTGACTTGATACAAAACCTGGGTGGGGATTTGATCTGAACTGCCCTCTGGTTCAATTACGATAATGCTTACGGAATCACTGTCCTGACTGCCTTTACTATCGCTAACCGTACAGGTAATGTGATAGGTTCCAGGAGTACCGGGAGCTACCCAATTCAAAGATGAAGTATTCCCTCCTACCAACTGACCATTAACAGTCCAGTTATACGTAAGCGTATCTCCATCCCCGTCACTGGCAGTACAGCTTAAATTGACAGCTTGATTCACTTCTACAGAATTCTGACTGGAAACAAGCGAAGAAATGATGGGCGGATGATTTTCTTCTCCCTCAGAACCATCTGTAAAATCATTCACAGAAAGCTGGTACTCTCCTTCTCCGGAAGAACGGGATACCCTGATGTACCAGGGTCCGGTGGAATCAGCTACATAATCAAGAGTTTTAGTATCCCAACGGGTTATGGAAGAACCTCGTGAATTGTTGTTGGAATTTAACAAAGAAATGCTATAACTGGCATTGCCGGGAATAGTCAGCTGCAGAGTAATCAGCTGTCCTTCTTCTACTTCTAAACGATAGTAATCATCATTGTCGCGATGACCTTCGCTGTCCTCTTCTCCAAGATCACCAATATAAGTACCCGATTGAATGAGAATTGCGTCTTCCCAGGTATCCGTCTCGGGTAATTGATCTCCTTCTAAAGGTGGTTTCTCTTCCTCTTCCTCAGTTTCCTCCTCATCTAACTGTAAAACGATACTTTCTTTCTGAAAAGCTACGTGATTATCCTGAGGTGATTCCCGTTCTATCCTTATCAGAATTGTAGTTGCCCCGGGAATGAATGCCCTATCAATGCTTACCTGACCCTGACAGCTATAACCTACTGGATCATCTGAGGATGAAATGTTGGGAAGGATAACTGTTTTGGTCTTAAAAACTCCACCCATATTACCGCTTCCGGGAAAACCATAGATTAGTTTGAATTTTGCCTCAAATCCCCTTCCTCCATCGGGACGATCAGTAGCCAGAGCAGTAAAATCCAAGATTAAATCCTCATTACCAAGAGATATTCCCTCAAAAGTCCACTCTGCATAATGTTGAAGCCCAAATCCCTAAGCCAGTTCCAGCCTTCAATTGAATCTCCATCTGACCGATAAGTACTGGCCTGTTTCTCACCATACCCTCTTGTCCAGGAAGAAAATCCAGTAAAAAACAAGATTAAAAGAAATAAAACCAACATTATAATTTTACTTTTTTTCATAACCAACCTCCTTCTCTTTTTTTAATTCTTTAATTTTATTTCTATTCTATAAATATTATTCCCTAAAATGATAGATTGTTAATCTCTTAATAATTATCTTGGCCATAAAATTTTTAATTACCCTCATTTAAAATTTAAATCATAACCAGGAGGAACTTTATAAAGCCCCTCAATCATGTGCTGTATTATTTCCGAAATATGGTTAAAATCCCGCCAATTATCTCTTGCAATGGTTGTTCCCTGCCAGATATTAAATCCTACTATACCGGAAAACGATTGGAGATAGGCAGCATATAGATTTCCAGGGAAACCACATAATCGAGAATCCGGATTAATCTGAATCTCAGCAGCATAAAGTTGATAATTTCTCCAATGGGTGTCAATATGATAACAAAGATTCTTTCGACTTAGCTCATAGTTGTAAGTTATCTTCACCGGACTTCGAGGGTCATGACTTAAATAAAAAACAACCTTATCACCAACAATATTATTCCATTTATTTAATACTTGCTGCATCTGCCTGAAATTAGTACCATCATAGACTGCTACATAACCATCAAGCCAGCGGATAGTTCGGTTCCTTCCCCAGCCAAATTTGCGTATTAGCTCTCTTTCCTGGTAAGTTAATGAAGGCAAACTATCCACAACTTGAATCCGAACTGTTCGATTATCTACCCCTCCTCTATTATCCGTCACTTCACAGCTGATAAAATAATCCCCGGTTTGATGAGGAGCTGTCCAGGTTACAGTGGCACCGCTTCCTCTTAATAAGCCCTTGTTGGTATGCCAATAATAGGAAATGCCATCTCCACCTGTATCGGCAGCATGACAGGTCAATCTGCTATCTTGCCCTATTTCTAAGATATCAGGTTGGGCAATTAGACCGGAAATTATTGGGGGATTATTTTGGCACCAGGGAATTAGGTGAATAATCATACCTTTTTGATAAGTATCTTCTCTCATTATATTTCTGATTTGACCTAAAAAATAATCACCTTTAGTTATCCCGGGATCCAGATATAAAACATCTCCCACGCTTACACTTATCAATTGCTGAGTAATTCTTCTGAATACCAGAATACTGTGGTCAGAAGAAATATAAATAAGTTCATTAAGCGAATCATCATTTAACACTACTGTATTTATCGGTAGGGAATCCAGAGTTTCTGGAGAGATATTTTCGCTTGCTGCCATATCAACTCTAAATAAGGTGAAGACAAAAAAAGTACCTATTAAGGTAAATATAATTTTCAAAAAAGATTTACCGGGTTCGTGAGAAAACATAACCTGACTCCTCTTATTTTTTGAAATTCTAAATTATATTCAACAAGCTTGATCCCATTACATACTACCATCACACGCCAAAACTTACTTTAATAATACTATTATCTCTAAATGGTTTAAAACCTTGGCAAAACCCTTTCTCATTACTTTAACTTCGACTTCATGTAACTTTTTATCATCTGCTGAATTAATATCACTACCAAATATTACTTTGTATCCTCTTTCATAAGCTTGCCTCGCTGTGGTGCTACAACAAAAATTGGTTAAAGTTCCACATATAATTACACTTTCTATGTTTAAATTTTTTAATATTGTATCTAAAGGAGTATCATAAAAAGCTCCATATGAAGGTTTATAAATTATTACCTCATTATCTAATGGTTTTAATTCATCATATATATTCCCTTTTTTAAACCACTCATTATCATTATCCAGTTTTTTATCATATCTATTAGGCATAAAACTTCCACTTCTAGGTCTATCTAATCCCATATGTGTATCTGCAAAAGCTGTATATATAACAGGAGCTTTAATAATTCTACAATGTTCAATTAATTTCTTTATTTTTGGAACCTGTTTGGTAGCTTCAGGTACCCAAAATGGAGTCCAACTTGGTTTTACAAATTCATCTTGCATATCTATGACAAGCAATGCTATTGAACTTATATCTACTTTAAAATCAGCTTTTCCTTTTTCATAGGCTTCTCTAGCGAAACCTAATACATCAGTTTGTGAAAACACTTTTATTCCTCCTTAAGTTTTGTAGGTTTTAGGTTCAGGTCTCAACAAGCTGCTCGAGAATACCTAATAATATTACAGAAGATGAGGAAATAAAAAGGCATTTTTAGTATAATAGTTTGTGAAATTGTGAAGCCTGACCCCTTATTCTTTATTTTTCAAGCAGAGGATTACTTTTAACCTACATTACCTTTTCTCTTACAAGAAAAAGATTGAATCAGGTGGAGAAGAGATAAAAGATAAAATAAGGAAAGAAAACTAAAAGAAATGTAATTATTCTATATTATACTATTTTTGGAAAAAATCAGTAATAAAATTTATAGCAGAAAGGGGTAAATATAGTTTTCAGTCACTGGTAGTTAGGTTGGTATTTAGTAGTTAGATTAGAGTTTTAATTTTATAGTTGATTTCCTATCGAATTGCTTGATATCCTATAGACCATTTGCCACAACGATCGCCCCAGCGAGCAATCGGTTCACCATCAATCATTATTTCTATCACTTCACAATGATTGGGGCAACCGTCGCATTCAAATCCGGAAGTTTGATAATCCCGCTCAACTAACTCGAACCCATAAAAAGTAGAGGTACGGGGATTTTGCTCCATTTCTTCTTTGACCAATAAAGCCGCTCCTATAGCTCCCATTACCCGGTAATACTCCGGAACGATTATTTCATAACCTGTTTCCTTTTCAAAACTTTTCTTAATTCCGGAATTAGCAGCAACACCACCCTGAAAGAAGACAGGTGGTGAAATTCTCTTCCCTTTTCCTACATTATTAAGGTAATTACGCACCAATGCTTCACACAAACCGGCAATGACATCTTCTTTTTTATAACCCATCTGCTGCTTATGGACCATATCCGACTCCGCAAAGACTGTGCATCTTCCGGCTATGCGTACCGGATTCTCCGAACGTAAAGCATAATTACCAAACTCTTCAATAGGAATATCCAAACGATAAGCTTGATGATCTAGAAAAGACCCGGTACCGGCAGCACAAATGGTATTCATGGCAAAATCAACCACTACCCCATTCTGGAGAATAATGATTTTAGAATCTTGACCACCTATCTCAAAGATGGTACGTACTTCAGGATTTATATATAATGCTGCTACAGAATGAGCGGTAATTTCATTCTTTATAATATCGGCTCCCACTATAGCCCCGGCTAGCACTCTTCCACTACCTGTGGTACCAACACCTATTACTTCTAAGGAAATACCCTTATTCTCTTTTTTAATAATAGAGAGCCCTTCCTTGATCATTGCAATTGGTTGCCCTTGAGTTCTCAGATAAACATCGCTAAGTACATTATTATTTTCATCCAATAAAACGAGATCAGTGCTTACTGCTCCTACATCAATCCCTAAAAATGTCCTCATGATACCATCACTACCTTCTTCCTTCTCTTTTTAAGCAAATCAATGAAAGCTTCTATACGGGTATTAAGACCTTCTTCACCAGTTTGCTCATCATAGGTCAATGTTAAAGTAGGAAAATTTAAATCCTCGCTAACCTTTTTTAAAATAGTCTCGGCAACAATCTCAGGCATACAGGTAAAGGGAATAACCTGAATAGCTCCATCTAATCCTTCCCGATGAGCCAACACCACATTACCCACAGTGGTTTGCCCTTCGCCGCCTACTGAATGTGCCAGGTAATGGTAGGCGGCTTCTTCAAACTCCTTCTCCTCCTTAACGCTGTCCTTGAAAATTTTCAACCTTATAATAGGGCCAATCCAGGCTTCGATAGAATTTTTCCTTACTACCTCTACACCCAGATAACCAAGCTTCTCTTCCAGATGATGATTGGAGAAAGGCTCCAGAGAGACATAGAATTCCCCCACCAGGGCTATTCTAATAAGAATTTTCTTTTGAAAATCAGTAATTTCCTTAAATTTACTTAGACTATCTTCTTCAATTTGCTTCAGCGTTTCCAGATCTTTTGCCTTCTTTATCTTAATCATGCTCTCCTTTAATGCTCGGGAGGATTCCCCTCTCTTCTTTTCCCTTGGTCGAACCTGTAATACTTTATTCTCCAGTTTTTCCATTAACAAAATTTTCTGCCAGGCTAATCGATATTGATTAATCATATAAGACCAGCTTCTACCATTACGTAAGATATTAATATTATCCCATAGGGTCATCCAGTTTCCCCGGGGAATTTCCATAATAATCATTTTAAAGTCATATCCCAGGTCTATAAGTACATCACGCTGTACTTGAGCATAATAACCAAACCGACATGGTCCCCAGCCACCGGCCATAATTAGCCCTTCAGCACCGAGTTCCAGAGCCTCTATAAAATTACCCAGAGCAATCTTTAAAGGCAAGCAGCAATATTCCGGCGAATATCTGACTCCCAAGTCCAGAGTTTTTTTACTGTTTGGCGGCACCTCTGCCAGCTCATGTCCCATATCTGTAATAATAGTTTCATTAATCACGTCAATATTACCAAGACGGGGCAAAGCTAATTTCATTTCTCTTTTTCCTCCTGATCATATCCAGAAAGCCCTCAATACGGGTATTGATACCCGCTTCTCCGGTATGCTCATCAAAAACAAATTCAGTATAGGCAACTCCAGGGTGCTGCTGGCTTTGATGATGAATCAGCTCACCTACCATGGAATCTTCTCCGCATTCAAAGGAAGTTAAATGTATAATTCCCTCCACCCGGTTTTCAAAATAATAAAAGGCAGCACCTGTTACTTTTCGGGAAAGACTCCAGAAAATTGGCTTGTATAGCTTTTTCAATTGTTTTTTAACAATATTAGGGGGCACCATTCCCGGTGTCAGCACATTAACCTTCATATTCTTCAACTTCTCTATCAAGTTTAAGTTAATATAGGAATCATTAATGAGATAATCGTGACCAACTACGGCAATGTTAATTGGTATCTCTGGTAATTGCTTCCTAGCACTATTAGTATCGATGTTTAATAGACCGGGTCTAAGTGTTTTGGGATCTAAAATGTTAGCCACATAATTTTTCTGGAAATTCTCCCAGGAGGCAGAAAAGGCTCTGGAGATAGCTAAAGAATTTTCAGTTACCAATTGCCCTACCTGAAATAAACTATTCTTCCAGGTACCATAAGACTTTCTAATATCAACAACCGGATTGATAATTGGGCATAAAGAAGTAAGGGAAGTTTTTACCATGTCCGGAAGACCAATAATCTTGGGGCAAAAGAAGGCACCCTTTTCAACACATACCATTCTAGGAATCAACATATAATCTACCTGATCGGCTAAACTTAATACATGTCCATAGAACGCCTTTACCGGCAGGCAGACCTCGCTTAGAGAAGAACGTATTCCTAAATCAAGAATATTTTTATTAGTAGACTTAGAAAGTATTACCTCTGCTCCCAGGCGAGTTAAAAACTCTTTCCAGAGAGGGTAGTATTCATAGAAATAGAGTGCATAAGGTATACCAATCTTTTTCTGCTTCATTTTCTTTACCGCTTTCTTTAAAGCAGGATTAAAATACCTAAACAAGATTTAATAAGTTTAATCAATTCACCTGAGCATGGGTACAAAAAGAACGCCAGTAATTCCTTCCGAAACTCTATTGCCTTCTTTGATATAAATTTTCATTAAGGTTTGAATCATCCACACACTACCGACCGGAATGACCATTCGTCCATGCTCTGGATGTAATTGTTCTAATAAAGGTGGAGGTACATGATCGGGAGCACAGGTAACTATAATAGCATCAAAGGGTGCTTCCTCCTCCCAGCCATAAT
Proteins encoded in this window:
- a CDS encoding acyl-CoA dehydratase activase-related protein; the protein is MKQKKIGIPYALYFYEYYPLWKEFLTRLGAEVILSKSTNKNILDLGIRSSLSEVCLPVKAFYGHVLSLADQVDYMLIPRMVCVEKGAFFCPKIIGLPDMVKTSLTSLCPIINPVVDIRKSYGTWKNSLFQVGQLVTENSLAISRAFSASWENFQKNYVANILDPKTLRPGLLNIDTNSARKQLPEIPINIAVVGHDYLINDSYINLNLIEKLKNMKVNVLTPGMVPPNIVKKQLKKLYKPIFWSLSRKVTGAAFYYFENRVEGIIHLTSFECGEDSMVGELIHHQSQQHPGVAYTEFVFDEHTGEAGINTRIEGFLDMIRRKKRNEISFAPSW